In the genome of Nitrospira japonica, one region contains:
- a CDS encoding SWIM zinc finger family protein: protein MRNKIPCSAERLSLLDPPMIQGVVDRNAFHIGNQYLSENRVRIVEADDSQISSAVIGNSGLYEQTIKLKDGHLVSRCSCSLPEEPMCRHCIAVLLEYHRWVQPKSQSKKAKQPAASQAAAPEANGGGTPAAAAHGGPDLKLSEVMAFIEWLQPAMKAIGEGHSLPDSSRASGEIGAWIETIRGLDERRRESEERQSTMESERRDREAYVGRLTQQLQTSMAEVQTAQQASQQLQQEISTYQDMFAKIADLASEVAGYDSQIKSISGELLAKGAQLDKLAASFREVASALKTGQRPGPQAS, encoded by the coding sequence ATGCGAAACAAGATCCCCTGTTCCGCCGAACGTCTGAGCCTCTTGGATCCTCCGATGATCCAGGGCGTCGTCGATCGTAACGCCTTCCACATCGGCAATCAGTATCTTTCCGAGAACCGCGTGCGGATCGTCGAGGCCGACGATTCCCAGATTTCCTCCGCCGTGATCGGCAACTCCGGGCTCTATGAACAGACGATCAAGCTGAAAGACGGGCATCTTGTGTCGCGGTGCAGTTGCTCCCTGCCTGAGGAGCCCATGTGCCGGCATTGCATCGCCGTGCTGCTCGAATATCACCGCTGGGTTCAGCCGAAGTCCCAGAGCAAAAAGGCGAAACAGCCGGCAGCGTCCCAGGCTGCCGCCCCGGAGGCCAACGGCGGCGGAACCCCGGCTGCTGCGGCTCATGGCGGTCCCGATTTGAAGCTCAGTGAGGTCATGGCGTTTATCGAATGGCTTCAGCCGGCGATGAAGGCCATTGGCGAGGGGCATTCCCTTCCTGATTCAAGCCGAGCCTCGGGTGAGATTGGCGCGTGGATTGAAACGATCCGGGGCCTCGATGAACGGCGGCGGGAGAGCGAGGAGCGCCAGTCGACGATGGAGTCGGAACGTCGCGATCGGGAGGCCTATGTGGGGCGGCTGACGCAGCAGTTGCAGACCTCGATGGCCGAAGTCCAGACTGCGCAGCAGGCGAGCCAGCAGTTGCAGCAGGAAATCTCCACGTATCAGGATATGTTTGCCAAGATCGCGGACCTCGCCTCGGAGGTCGCCGGATATGACAGCCAGATCAAATCAATTTCTGGTGAATTGTTGGCCAAGGGAGCCCAACTCGACAAGCTGGCTGCGTCTTTTCGAGAAGTGGCCTCCGCCTTGAAGACGGGGCAACGACCCGGTCCCCAGGCATCCTGA
- a CDS encoding AAA family ATPase — MNSSQTIQAIQDNIARVIKGKTQAIEMAVVCLLARGHLLLEDVPGVGKTTMAHSLARSLACSFKRIQFTSDLLPSDIVGVSIFNRQKQGFEFMPGPIFSNIVLADEINRTTPKTQSSLLEAMSEAQISVDNQTHPLQQPFMVIATQNPAEYHGTFPLPESQLDRFLMRLRLGYPSPEEERKVLDRPQALHPAEILDPVLSAEEVLTLQRRVDQIHMDDTLTDYLLAIVQATRHSELLSLGVSTRGALALSKTAKALACVRGRDYCLPDDIKELSPIVLSHRVMLNRAHGMRAHGFDQAERIILDIVDTIPVPV, encoded by the coding sequence ATGAATTCATCCCAGACCATTCAAGCCATTCAGGACAATATTGCCCGCGTCATAAAAGGAAAGACGCAGGCCATCGAGATGGCGGTGGTGTGCCTCCTGGCGCGAGGCCATCTGCTCTTGGAGGACGTCCCCGGAGTCGGCAAAACGACCATGGCGCACAGCCTGGCACGGTCTCTGGCCTGCTCGTTCAAGCGGATCCAGTTCACCAGCGATCTTCTGCCTTCGGACATCGTCGGAGTCTCCATCTTCAACCGTCAGAAGCAGGGCTTCGAATTCATGCCCGGCCCCATTTTTTCCAACATCGTGCTGGCGGACGAGATCAACCGGACGACCCCGAAAACCCAAAGCAGCCTGCTGGAGGCGATGAGCGAAGCGCAAATCTCCGTCGACAACCAGACTCATCCCCTCCAGCAGCCGTTCATGGTCATCGCCACGCAGAATCCCGCCGAGTACCACGGCACGTTCCCCCTTCCCGAATCCCAACTCGACCGATTCCTCATGCGCCTCCGCCTCGGATATCCGTCGCCCGAGGAAGAGCGCAAGGTGCTGGACAGGCCCCAAGCCCTGCATCCGGCTGAAATCCTCGATCCGGTCCTTTCGGCGGAAGAGGTGTTGACCCTGCAACGGCGCGTGGATCAGATCCACATGGACGATACCCTGACCGATTATTTGTTGGCCATCGTACAGGCCACCCGCCATAGCGAACTCCTCTCCCTCGGCGTAAGCACCAGGGGTGCACTGGCTCTGAGCAAGACGGCGAAAGCTCTGGCCTGCGTGCGTGGCAGGGACTATTGCCTGCCGGACGACATCAAGGAATTGTCCCCCATCGTGTTGTCGCATCGCGTCATGCTCAATCGCGCCCACGGCATGCGCGCGCACGGCTTCGACCAGGCCGAACGTATTATTCTCGATATCGTGGACACGATTCCCGTACCGGTCTGA
- a CDS encoding Trm112 family protein — translation MTEEKGGRRAARLDKELLSILCCPETKLDVTLADQVLIDRINDAVGRGTLKNRGKKPVTELLDGGLVRADRKLLYPIREDIPVMLIEEAIPLDEFA, via the coding sequence ATGACAGAGGAGAAAGGCGGCCGGCGCGCCGCGCGCCTGGACAAAGAACTGTTGTCGATCCTCTGCTGTCCGGAGACCAAGCTCGACGTAACCTTGGCGGACCAAGTGTTGATCGACAGGATCAACGACGCGGTGGGGCGGGGAACCTTGAAGAACAGAGGGAAGAAGCCTGTCACGGAACTGCTCGACGGCGGGCTGGTCCGGGCGGACAGAAAGCTTCTCTATCCCATTCGCGAAGACATCCCCGTCATGCTCATCGAAGAAGCCATCCCGCTGGACGAATTCGCGTAA
- a CDS encoding GNAT family N-acetyltransferase, which yields MTSPLAFDQLLIRRALESDIPSIVSFSAALARETEGRELDPARLRHGTLALLDSPTHGFFMVAETLRPDRRLVGQLMITFEWSDWRNGVFWWIQSVYVDSAWRRQGVFRRLHDAVMREATADPVVCGIRLYVEKANTLAKRVYDRVGLASSGYEVYETDFTLPKHTDLPPS from the coding sequence ATGACCTCGCCCCTCGCATTCGACCAGTTGCTCATCAGGCGAGCGCTTGAATCCGACATTCCCTCCATCGTCTCCTTCAGCGCGGCCCTGGCGCGTGAAACCGAGGGGCGCGAATTGGATCCGGCTCGCCTCCGTCACGGTACCTTGGCGTTGCTCGATTCGCCGACCCATGGATTCTTCATGGTCGCCGAGACCCTCCGTCCCGATCGGCGACTGGTTGGCCAATTGATGATCACCTTTGAGTGGAGCGACTGGCGCAACGGAGTGTTCTGGTGGATTCAAAGTGTGTATGTGGATTCGGCCTGGAGACGCCAAGGGGTCTTCAGGCGCCTGCATGACGCCGTCATGCGGGAAGCCACGGCCGACCCGGTCGTGTGCGGCATTCGGTTGTACGTGGAAAAAGCCAATACCCTCGCCAAGCGCGTGTATGACCGCGTAGGATTGGCTTCATCGGGTTACGAGGTCTACGAAACGGATTTCACGCTGCCCAAGCACACAGACCTCCCTCCTTCGTAA
- a CDS encoding ChaN family lipoprotein codes for MRSITTTWVLSADGWWRATIGLLLLSWTTACTVAEKKESVHSDEAASALRIGQIIDTATGQALSLEQLGLILRRQEVIYLGEEHHNRFHIDAARGVLDGLISGGRRPVLAMEMFGWDGQAALDQYLGPEGLGREEFLTAVQWKQNWGGSFEDYEPLVQFAKEHHLPLVALNPPKIVVRNVAKQGLEQARRSAEMEQWGMADESIVEDPAYRSRILHQLKACHGGEDAMYQAMYEASMVRDEGMARTISAQVRRIREGSDHAAGPVVSYTGGGHVQYNLPVPKRVLRRLNGDVRQVSIYMTSFEGSRTEEIREVLGEKIADYVWLTAVSPQGAPHRCR; via the coding sequence ATGAGATCAATCACGACCACCTGGGTTCTTTCGGCCGACGGTTGGTGGCGGGCGACAATCGGGCTGTTGCTGTTGTCGTGGACGACGGCGTGCACGGTCGCTGAAAAGAAGGAATCGGTTCATTCGGACGAAGCCGCATCCGCCTTGCGGATCGGACAGATTATCGATACGGCGACCGGCCAGGCGTTGTCCTTGGAGCAGCTCGGTCTGATTCTGCGCCGTCAGGAGGTCATTTATCTCGGAGAGGAACATCACAACCGATTCCATATCGATGCAGCCCGCGGGGTCCTCGACGGTCTAATCTCGGGAGGGCGCCGGCCAGTCCTCGCTATGGAGATGTTCGGCTGGGATGGTCAGGCGGCTCTCGATCAGTACCTGGGTCCTGAAGGGCTCGGTCGTGAAGAATTCCTCACGGCGGTCCAATGGAAGCAAAATTGGGGCGGTTCCTTCGAGGATTACGAGCCTCTGGTTCAGTTTGCCAAGGAACACCATCTTCCGCTGGTTGCCCTGAATCCTCCGAAAATAGTGGTCAGGAACGTCGCCAAACAGGGACTCGAGCAGGCCCGACGGAGTGCCGAGATGGAGCAGTGGGGCATGGCGGACGAGAGTATTGTCGAAGATCCGGCCTACCGCTCCCGTATCCTGCACCAGTTGAAAGCCTGTCATGGCGGTGAGGATGCCATGTATCAGGCGATGTACGAAGCCTCCATGGTGCGGGACGAAGGCATGGCCAGAACCATCTCGGCCCAGGTGCGGCGCATACGGGAGGGAAGTGATCACGCGGCCGGTCCGGTGGTGAGCTATACCGGAGGCGGACATGTTCAGTACAACCTGCCGGTTCCGAAAAGGGTGCTGCGGCGGTTGAATGGAGACGTCCGGCAGGTGAGTATCTATATGACGTCTTTCGAGGGGAGCCGCACCGAGGAAATCCGGGAGGTGCTCGGCGAGAAGATCGCGGATTATGTGTGGCTCACCGCCGTCAGTCCGCAGGGAGCCCCGCACCGATGCCGGTAG
- a CDS encoding arylesterase — MASLNIATAARCMVLASLLVGAAAAPTLAEAPADVRPKLVAFGDSLTSGLGVAAADAYPAQLQRRLDEAGFRYRVINAGVSGDTTAGGLRRVRWILNSRPTLVILELGGNDGLRGLSLAETRRNLELIVEQLQQASVTVVLAGMKLPPNYGQEYTQGFEEIYPALARRYRLKLIPFFLEGIAGDTALNQADGIHPTAEGYHIIVGNLFESLKPILKRQGG; from the coding sequence ATGGCTTCCCTGAACATCGCCACTGCCGCCCGCTGTATGGTCCTCGCTTCCCTGCTCGTCGGTGCGGCAGCGGCACCGACCCTTGCCGAAGCGCCGGCCGATGTTCGCCCAAAACTTGTGGCATTCGGAGACAGCTTGACGTCAGGATTGGGGGTGGCGGCGGCGGACGCGTACCCGGCTCAGCTCCAGCGTCGCTTGGATGAGGCCGGATTTCGATACCGTGTGATCAACGCCGGAGTCAGCGGCGACACCACCGCGGGCGGGCTGCGGCGCGTCCGTTGGATCCTCAACAGCAGGCCGACCCTGGTCATTCTCGAACTCGGCGGCAACGACGGTCTGCGCGGGCTGAGCCTCGCCGAAACCAGACGCAATCTTGAGCTCATTGTCGAGCAGTTGCAGCAGGCCTCGGTCACGGTCGTGCTGGCCGGGATGAAGCTCCCCCCCAACTACGGGCAGGAATACACCCAAGGGTTCGAAGAAATCTATCCCGCACTGGCCCGGCGTTATCGTCTTAAACTGATCCCCTTTTTTCTGGAGGGAATTGCGGGCGACACGGCGCTGAATCAGGCCGACGGCATACATCCCACGGCGGAAGGGTACCACATCATCGTCGGCAACCTCTTCGAGTCGCTGAAGCCGATTCTGAAGAGACAGGGGGGGTAG
- a CDS encoding LOG family protein, which yields MPARNLRRIRSDVSFTSFFIAELPLDARPAIIPRIMERLPTNSSYIPADRDLEFLQRDDLRAVRVGLELLKPELIQREQGIQSTIVVFGSARVQEPKTAAQLLRSAEDESARFPDDRTRQRRLEIARRQFTLSKYYDIAREFGRLVSSTCQVGNRCDYVIITGGGPGIMEAANRGASDVGAKSIGLNITLPHEQCPNAYITPELSFQFRYFAMRKMHFLIRARALVALPGGFGTLDELFEALTLLQTGKTRHLVVVLIGRDFWDRLIDWPWLVDHGLIAEDDLQLFHYAETAQEAWDLIARHNGVTGA from the coding sequence TTGCCGGCCCGCAATTTACGCCGTATCCGTTCTGACGTCTCCTTCACCTCGTTCTTCATCGCCGAATTGCCGCTCGATGCCCGTCCCGCTATAATCCCCCGCATTATGGAACGCCTGCCGACCAATTCTTCCTACATTCCAGCCGATCGCGATCTGGAGTTCCTTCAGCGAGACGACCTGCGTGCCGTACGCGTAGGCCTGGAATTGCTGAAACCGGAATTGATCCAGCGCGAACAAGGTATTCAATCGACCATTGTCGTCTTCGGCAGCGCCAGGGTGCAGGAGCCGAAGACCGCCGCTCAACTGCTGAGGTCGGCTGAGGATGAGTCGGCACGGTTCCCGGATGACCGGACCAGGCAGCGGCGGCTGGAAATCGCGCGACGGCAGTTTACGCTCTCCAAGTATTACGACATCGCGCGCGAATTCGGACGCCTCGTCTCGTCGACCTGTCAGGTCGGCAACCGTTGCGACTATGTGATCATCACCGGCGGCGGCCCGGGCATCATGGAAGCGGCGAATCGCGGCGCTTCGGACGTCGGCGCCAAATCGATCGGACTGAACATCACCCTGCCGCACGAGCAATGCCCGAATGCGTACATCACGCCGGAACTCAGTTTCCAGTTCCGCTATTTTGCCATGCGAAAGATGCATTTCCTCATCCGGGCCAGGGCGCTGGTTGCCCTGCCGGGGGGATTCGGCACGCTTGACGAACTCTTTGAAGCCCTGACGCTCCTCCAGACCGGGAAGACCCGCCATCTCGTCGTCGTTCTGATCGGGCGCGACTTCTGGGACAGACTCATCGACTGGCCATGGCTCGTCGACCATGGATTGATCGCGGAAGACGACCTTCAGCTCTTTCACTACGCCGAAACGGCGCAGGAGGCCTGGGATCTCATTGCCCGCCATAACGGAGTCACAGGCGCGTGA
- a CDS encoding DUF58 domain-containing protein, translated as MTRGFRHDWDLLRARLRLVATRRSIRLTPEGTRFLLFTVAIGVAAINTGNNLFYLLLALMLSLIVISGLLSEHCLRRLSFHRHVPDLIMAHDPATVSLSVTNRNSHLPSFSLRLFDVVGGSDVDRGLFIRQLSAQRSVLLSYPLLATKRGRIVLEQIRAETLFPFGLFLKRALYPIVTEVLVGPPIKPLSLRFIDDLVSEGQGRSLPRRGHGMQLYNLRLYRPGDDSRAIHWMTTARTAQLIIRETEAEDQRRITIALFCTAPDPLDDLFERSVTLVASLLWQLTQRNFPLRLLVGEEDSGSGVGSEHLLFMMRLLAVCRRRPPDQRHDGPDMTALSDSDSGYTLAVVPWTDPEKSRMTITADRIVEGAQIEDLTHAF; from the coding sequence ATGACCCGCGGCTTCCGACATGACTGGGACCTCCTCCGCGCGCGCCTTCGCCTGGTCGCCACCCGCCGATCGATCCGTCTGACCCCTGAAGGAACCCGCTTCCTCCTGTTCACGGTGGCCATCGGCGTCGCTGCCATCAACACGGGCAACAACCTGTTCTACTTGCTGCTGGCGCTGATGCTGAGCCTGATCGTCATCTCAGGCCTCCTCTCCGAACATTGCCTCAGGCGTCTGTCGTTTCACCGCCACGTCCCGGATCTCATCATGGCTCATGATCCTGCCACCGTGTCTCTCTCGGTGACCAACCGTAACAGTCATCTACCCAGCTTCTCGCTGCGCCTGTTCGACGTCGTCGGTGGATCGGACGTCGATCGTGGACTCTTCATCCGGCAGTTGTCCGCGCAACGCTCGGTTCTCCTGTCCTATCCCCTGCTGGCGACGAAGCGAGGTCGAATCGTCCTGGAACAGATCCGGGCGGAGACGCTGTTTCCATTCGGGTTGTTTCTGAAACGCGCGCTCTATCCCATCGTCACCGAGGTCCTGGTCGGACCCCCGATCAAACCGCTGTCGCTCCGCTTTATCGACGATCTGGTCAGCGAAGGACAGGGGAGGTCCCTGCCGCGCCGGGGCCACGGAATGCAGCTCTACAACCTTCGCCTGTACCGCCCCGGCGACGACTCCCGGGCGATTCACTGGATGACGACGGCACGAACGGCGCAACTCATCATCCGTGAAACCGAAGCCGAGGACCAGCGCCGGATCACTATCGCTCTATTCTGCACGGCTCCCGACCCACTCGACGACCTGTTCGAACGGAGCGTCACGCTCGTCGCGTCGCTGCTCTGGCAATTGACCCAGCGCAATTTTCCTCTTCGTCTTCTCGTCGGGGAGGAGGATTCCGGTTCGGGGGTCGGCTCCGAACATCTGTTGTTCATGATGCGGCTCCTCGCCGTGTGCCGGCGCCGTCCCCCGGACCAGCGCCATGACGGGCCCGATATGACGGCGCTTTCGGACAGTGATTCGGGATACACGCTGGCCGTCGTCCCATGGACGGATCCGGAGAAGAGCAGGATGACGATCACGGCCGATCGGATCGTCGAAGGGGCGCAGATCGAGGATCTGACCCATGCCTTTTGA
- a CDS encoding DmpA family aminopeptidase — MTRPSSKIRVLSLSIAVIVPAWLAAVGCVSILAAESDEPRLRARNLGIVIGSHEPGPLNAITDVSGVKVGHRTLISGSGPLKPGVGPVRTGVTVIIPRDDVWHRKVPAGFFVLNGTGETTGLAWIGESGFLEYPIALTNTLNVPRVADGVMSWMIRQYPEIGITDDTLTPVVAECDDGRLNDIQGRHVSEADVALALDDASTGSVREGTVGAGTGMVSYGFKGGIGTSSRRLTVEEGGYTVGVLVNANHGRRNELIVDGVPVGRFYDAHAQTSEKPNGPLADIAVPGAGEGSIITVIATDAPLDSRQLTRLAKRAALGLARTGATARHGSGDFMVAFSSAGVIPHYPKERTYQLTHLADTHLNPLITATIEATEEAVLNALTTATTVVGRDDRRADAISLSRLRTLLQEHAH, encoded by the coding sequence GTGACACGTCCATCATCGAAGATCCGCGTGCTTTCCCTCTCAATCGCCGTGATCGTCCCGGCCTGGCTCGCCGCCGTCGGCTGCGTTTCCATCCTTGCCGCGGAATCCGATGAACCACGGCTCCGCGCCCGAAACCTCGGCATCGTGATCGGCTCCCATGAACCAGGGCCGCTCAATGCCATCACGGACGTGAGCGGTGTCAAAGTCGGCCATCGGACCTTGATCTCGGGCAGCGGCCCGTTGAAGCCTGGCGTCGGACCGGTTCGCACCGGGGTGACCGTCATTATTCCCCGCGACGACGTGTGGCATCGGAAAGTCCCCGCGGGCTTCTTCGTCCTCAACGGCACGGGGGAAACGACCGGCCTGGCGTGGATCGGCGAGTCAGGCTTCCTGGAATATCCGATTGCACTCACCAATACGCTCAACGTCCCACGGGTCGCCGACGGCGTCATGAGTTGGATGATCCGGCAGTACCCTGAAATCGGCATTACGGACGACACGCTCACTCCTGTCGTGGCGGAGTGCGACGACGGCCGCCTGAACGACATTCAGGGGCGTCACGTCTCGGAAGCGGATGTGGCCCTGGCGTTGGACGATGCCTCGACCGGTTCGGTAAGGGAAGGCACGGTCGGAGCCGGAACCGGCATGGTCTCCTACGGGTTCAAAGGCGGAATAGGAACGTCATCACGACGACTGACCGTTGAAGAGGGCGGCTACACCGTCGGCGTTTTGGTCAATGCCAACCACGGGCGGCGTAATGAATTGATCGTCGACGGCGTGCCGGTCGGCCGATTCTACGATGCCCACGCACAGACGTCCGAAAAGCCCAACGGACCCCTCGCGGATATCGCCGTGCCCGGAGCCGGAGAAGGCTCGATCATCACCGTCATTGCAACCGACGCGCCGCTCGACAGCCGCCAGTTGACGCGCCTGGCCAAGCGTGCCGCCCTCGGTCTTGCCCGTACCGGCGCGACGGCCCGTCATGGCAGCGGAGACTTCATGGTGGCCTTCTCCTCCGCCGGCGTCATTCCTCATTACCCGAAGGAGCGCACCTACCAGCTCACTCATCTGGCGGATACACATCTCAACCCGCTGATCACGGCGACCATCGAAGCCACGGAAGAGGCGGTTCTCAATGCGCTGACGACGGCGACGACGGTCGTCGGCCGTGACGATCGCCGGGCCGACGCGATTTCGCTCTCTCGGCTGCGGACGCTCTTGCAGGAACACGCCCATTAA
- a CDS encoding transglutaminase TgpA family protein has product MPFEQAFKLSSLLLAATAFSGVILAHGIPAWLALMTGLALTLAMLGAAGIPVALWPSRQTVISTRLRNLALLSAFAFFVVDLLVVSRELLPAGIHFLVILLIIKLTSLEERRDFRQLYAISLMAILASAAMTTEAWFIPIFVSYLLTAVWTLLLYHLTGAHQGDAAGARAASPAGESLAPSMGITGRFFWLTNGIAIATFGLTLVIFFLLPRIGAGILQKSRGEGLRTTGFAERVDLGMIGSVKQDPQVVMRVELPDRPSSVPERLYLRGVAYDQYDGRSWSAGHVRRRNLSTFGDGMFVVRPSGSRQAQGTSVSIQQDILLEPLDTSVLFTVPFAEFLGGDLPGVQSDGMGSLYLPFPASSRIRYSVTSRVHHVDDDEKRAMALDYPRAVTERYLSLPNLSDGILTLTQGIVRDARTPFDRIVAIQQHLLHHYRYSLDLETTTSLHPLEDFLLTRKSGYCEHYATAMVVMLRSVGIPARLVTGFLATEWNQFGGYFTVRQRDAHAWVEVYFPQSGWTTFDPTPPTGTLPGSSRLDGLFRAGESLRLYWDRLFIRYSVKDQFAMIHGLRESGDAVRDVTGRWITAMHLTGQRLLAALEHVPDRAAAAGLITLIVPILFGAGVMAILLRKTLLAVASPAQRTQRRQSRITKIYKQMVRTVGQAGFVKPPAATPLEFARLIASKWAGAAEAVFRLTELYCRGRFGETQLTAEELTDAERQLRTLHRFPGSRS; this is encoded by the coding sequence ATGCCTTTTGAGCAAGCCTTCAAATTGAGTTCGCTGCTATTGGCGGCCACCGCCTTCTCGGGAGTGATCCTGGCTCACGGCATCCCCGCATGGCTCGCCCTCATGACGGGACTCGCATTGACGCTGGCGATGCTCGGGGCCGCGGGAATCCCGGTCGCCCTATGGCCGTCTCGTCAGACCGTGATTTCGACCCGGTTGCGAAACCTGGCTCTGCTGTCGGCATTCGCCTTCTTTGTCGTCGATCTCCTCGTGGTCTCTCGCGAACTCCTGCCGGCGGGCATCCATTTCCTGGTCATACTCCTCATCATCAAACTGACTTCACTGGAAGAACGCCGGGACTTTCGCCAACTGTACGCAATCAGCCTCATGGCCATCCTGGCTTCCGCGGCCATGACAACGGAGGCCTGGTTCATTCCCATCTTTGTTTCGTATCTTCTCACGGCGGTATGGACGCTATTGCTCTATCATCTCACGGGCGCCCATCAAGGCGACGCAGCGGGCGCTCGCGCCGCCTCGCCGGCCGGTGAAAGTCTGGCTCCGTCCATGGGTATTACCGGCCGATTCTTCTGGTTGACCAACGGCATCGCCATCGCCACCTTCGGCTTGACGCTCGTCATCTTCTTTCTGTTGCCAAGAATCGGCGCCGGGATCCTTCAAAAATCGCGCGGCGAGGGTTTGAGAACCACGGGCTTCGCGGAGCGGGTCGATCTGGGCATGATCGGATCCGTGAAGCAGGACCCTCAAGTGGTCATGCGGGTCGAACTTCCGGATCGCCCCTCCAGCGTGCCGGAACGGTTGTACCTGCGGGGTGTGGCCTACGATCAGTATGACGGAAGATCCTGGAGCGCCGGACATGTCCGGCGCCGCAATCTCAGTACCTTCGGTGACGGCATGTTTGTCGTCCGTCCCTCCGGGTCGCGACAGGCGCAAGGGACCTCCGTCTCCATCCAACAAGATATCCTGCTGGAACCTTTGGACACCTCGGTGCTCTTCACCGTCCCCTTCGCGGAGTTCCTGGGCGGCGATCTTCCCGGCGTACAGTCCGACGGTATGGGGTCGCTCTATCTTCCGTTTCCCGCCTCCTCTCGCATCAGATATTCCGTAACCTCGCGCGTGCACCACGTCGACGACGACGAGAAACGGGCCATGGCATTGGACTATCCACGTGCGGTGACGGAACGATACCTCTCCCTGCCGAATCTGTCCGATGGAATTCTCACATTGACCCAGGGCATCGTACGGGATGCTCGCACACCGTTCGACCGGATCGTGGCGATTCAGCAGCATCTGCTTCATCACTATCGCTATAGTCTCGATCTCGAAACGACGACGTCGCTCCATCCTCTCGAGGACTTTCTCTTGACCCGCAAGTCCGGCTACTGCGAACACTACGCCACCGCAATGGTGGTCATGTTGCGATCCGTCGGCATCCCGGCGCGGCTGGTTACGGGATTTCTGGCCACGGAATGGAACCAGTTCGGCGGGTATTTCACCGTTCGGCAGCGGGATGCCCATGCCTGGGTGGAAGTCTATTTCCCACAATCGGGCTGGACGACGTTCGATCCCACCCCGCCGACGGGAACACTCCCAGGCTCGTCACGTTTGGACGGACTGTTTCGGGCCGGCGAGTCGCTGCGTCTATACTGGGACCGCCTTTTTATCCGCTATAGCGTAAAAGACCAATTCGCGATGATCCACGGTCTCCGGGAGAGCGGCGACGCGGTTCGCGACGTGACCGGTCGGTGGATTACCGCCATGCATCTGACGGGACAACGGCTTCTTGCCGCCTTGGAGCATGTGCCGGATCGGGCGGCAGCCGCCGGCCTCATCACCCTCATCGTCCCGATTCTGTTCGGTGCGGGCGTCATGGCCATTCTCTTGCGGAAGACGCTGCTGGCGGTCGCCTCCCCGGCACAGCGGACACAGAGACGGCAGTCGAGGATCACAAAGATCTACAAACAGATGGTCCGGACGGTCGGGCAGGCCGGCTTCGTGAAGCCTCCCGCTGCGACGCCGCTCGAATTCGCACGATTGATCGCGAGCAAGTGGGCAGGGGCTGCGGAAGCCGTTTTCCGATTGACCGAGCTCTATTGCCGTGGACGTTTCGGGGAAACCCAGTTGACGGCGGAAGAACTGACGGATGCGGAACGGCAGCTGCGCACGCTCCATCGTTTTCCCGGTAGTCGTTCCTAG
- a CDS encoding DUF502 domain-containing protein, whose translation MNVWWRYSLAGLLILVPAWITFLILSALIATVNRLIRELMQNLGFSETPLMGLILFCLLVLLTGALATRMLGRQLLTKGERWIESLPIVRSIYLTLKGMTDLFQFRSRFGRSTVVAFPFPRDGLWALGFVMGVAPAAVQVDPSVTLTMVFVPTAIHPFTGYLAFIPEYKLRHLNLLPEEAMKMEFSAGFYKPAAGWSNVPRSPA comes from the coding sequence GTGAACGTCTGGTGGCGCTATTCCCTCGCCGGATTGCTGATCCTGGTGCCCGCTTGGATCACATTTCTGATTCTTTCCGCCCTGATCGCGACCGTCAACCGGCTCATCAGGGAGTTGATGCAGAATTTGGGTTTCTCCGAAACCCCGCTGATGGGCCTGATCCTGTTCTGCCTGCTGGTGCTCCTGACCGGTGCCCTGGCAACACGAATGTTGGGACGGCAGCTGCTCACCAAGGGGGAACGGTGGATTGAAAGCCTGCCGATTGTCCGCAGCATTTACCTGACGCTCAAAGGTATGACGGATCTGTTTCAGTTCCGCTCCCGATTCGGTCGCAGTACGGTCGTCGCCTTTCCGTTTCCCCGCGACGGTCTGTGGGCGCTGGGGTTCGTGATGGGCGTAGCGCCGGCTGCGGTTCAGGTCGACCCTTCGGTCACCTTGACGATGGTCTTCGTTCCGACGGCGATCCATCCCTTTACCGGCTATCTGGCGTTCATTCCGGAATACAAGCTGCGTCACCTCAATCTTCTGCCGGAAGAGGCGATGAAAATGGAGTTCTCGGCCGGGTTTTACAAACCTGCCGCCGGCTGGTCGAACGTCCCGAGATCCCCGGCATGA